The following proteins come from a genomic window of Acinetobacter sp. SAAs474:
- the rplO gene encoding 50S ribosomal protein L15 — protein MTLRLNTIAPAEGAKRENLRLGRGIGSGVGKTGGRGIKGQNSRKSGGTRPGFEGGQTAIYRRLPKFGFTSQQALKTAEVRLSELAKVEGDIVSLETLKAANVVRKDMLRARIVLSGDVTRAFTIQGVAVTKGAKAAVEAAGGKVEE, from the coding sequence ATGACTCTGCGTTTAAATACAATTGCACCTGCAGAAGGTGCTAAACGTGAAAACCTTCGTTTAGGCCGTGGTATCGGTTCTGGCGTTGGTAAGACTGGTGGTCGTGGTATCAAAGGTCAAAATTCACGTAAGAGCGGTGGTACACGTCCAGGCTTTGAAGGCGGTCAAACTGCGATTTATCGTCGTTTACCTAAATTCGGTTTCACTAGCCAACAAGCACTAAAAACTGCTGAAGTACGTTTATCTGAGCTTGCTAAAGTTGAAGGCGATATCGTATCGTTAGAAACATTAAAAGCAGCGAATGTTGTACGTAAAGATATGCTTCGTGCTCGTATCGTACTTTCTGGTGATGTTACTCGTGCGTTCACTATCCAAGGTGTTGCTGTGACTAAAGGCGCTAAAGCTGCTGTTGAAGCTGCTGGCGGTAAAGTCGAGGAGTAA
- the rpsE gene encoding 30S ribosomal protein S5 → MAKVEQNEGLVEKLVAVDRVAKVVKGGRIFSFTALTVVGDGNGRVGFGRGKAREVPAAISKALEAARRNMITIDLVDGTVQHPINARHGASRVYMQPASEGTGVIAGGAMRAVLEAVGVRNVLTKCYGSTNAANVVNATFKGLRDMTSPEKVAAKRGLTVEEIQG, encoded by the coding sequence ATGGCTAAAGTTGAACAAAACGAAGGTCTTGTTGAAAAGCTGGTTGCCGTTGATCGTGTAGCCAAAGTTGTTAAGGGTGGTCGTATCTTCTCTTTCACAGCATTAACTGTTGTGGGTGATGGTAATGGTCGCGTAGGTTTTGGTCGTGGTAAAGCGCGTGAAGTTCCAGCTGCTATTTCTAAAGCACTTGAAGCTGCTCGTCGTAACATGATTACGATTGACCTTGTTGACGGTACTGTTCAACATCCTATTAATGCTCGTCACGGTGCAAGCCGCGTTTACATGCAACCTGCTTCTGAAGGTACTGGTGTAATTGCTGGTGGTGCTATGCGTGCAGTTCTAGAAGCTGTTGGCGTACGTAACGTATTAACTAAATGTTATGGTTCTACTAACGCTGCTAACGTAGTAAACGCAACTTTTAAAGGTTTGCGTGATATGACTTCTCCTGAGAAAGTTGCTGCGAAACGTGGTTTAACAGTAGAAGAAATTCAAGGGTAA
- the rplR gene encoding 50S ribosomal protein L18, translating to MNEKKQSRLRRAKSTRLHIRALGATRLCVNRTPRHIYAQVISADGGKVLAQASTLDATLRAATTGNVEAAKKVGALIAERAKAAGVTKVAFDRSGFKYHGRIKALADAARENGLEF from the coding sequence ATGAACGAAAAGAAACAATCCCGTTTGCGTCGTGCGAAAAGCACACGCTTGCACATTCGTGCATTGGGTGCGACTCGTTTGTGTGTAAACCGCACTCCGCGTCACATCTATGCTCAAGTTATCTCAGCAGATGGTGGCAAAGTTTTAGCGCAAGCTTCAACTTTAGATGCTACTTTACGTGCTGCAACAACTGGTAACGTCGAAGCAGCGAAAAAAGTAGGTGCTTTAATCGCAGAGCGTGCTAAAGCAGCTGGTGTTACTAAAGTTGCATTTGACCGTTCTGGTTTTAAATATCATGGTCGTATCAAAGCCTTGGCTGATGCTGCTCGTGAAAACGGCTTGGAGTTCTAA
- the rpmD gene encoding 50S ribosomal protein L30 → MKTIKVTQTKSASHRLKNHKLSLKGLGLRRIGHTVEVQDTPSNRGMINQVYYMVSVEE, encoded by the coding sequence ATGAAAACGATTAAAGTTACCCAGACTAAATCTGCATCTCATCGCTTGAAAAATCACAAGTTGAGCTTGAAAGGTTTAGGTCTGCGTCGTATTGGTCATACTGTAGAAGTGCAAGATACGCCTTCTAACCGTGGTATGATCAACCAAGTCTACTATATGGTTAGTGTAGAGGAATAA
- the rplF gene encoding 50S ribosomal protein L6, with the protein MSRVAKAPVTVPNGVTVTQNGRQVEVKGSKGTLSFNLHALVELKQEDGTLVIAPVKESKDAWMQAGTARAVLNNLVKGVSEGFERKLQLIGVGYKAAVKGNVVNLNLGFSHPIDYNLPEGVTAETPSATEIVLKSADKAALGQVAAEIRGYRPPEPYKGKGVRYSDEVVLRKEAKKK; encoded by the coding sequence ATGTCTCGTGTGGCTAAAGCCCCAGTAACTGTACCGAATGGTGTAACAGTTACTCAGAACGGCCGGCAGGTCGAAGTGAAAGGCAGTAAAGGTACATTGTCTTTCAACCTGCATGCGCTGGTCGAGCTAAAACAGGAAGACGGTACATTAGTCATTGCTCCTGTAAAAGAGTCTAAAGACGCTTGGATGCAGGCTGGTACTGCTCGCGCTGTGCTTAACAACCTTGTTAAAGGTGTAAGCGAAGGCTTCGAACGTAAGTTACAACTCATCGGTGTTGGTTATAAAGCTGCGGTAAAAGGTAACGTTGTTAACCTTAACCTTGGTTTCTCTCACCCGATTGACTATAACCTTCCTGAAGGTGTAACTGCTGAAACTCCGAGTGCAACTGAAATTGTACTTAAATCTGCTGATAAAGCAGCTTTAGGTCAAGTTGCTGCTGAAATCCGTGGTTACCGTCCGCCAGAGCCTTATAAAGGTAAAGGTGTTCGTTATTCTGACGAAGTTGTTCTTCGTAAAGAAGCTAAGAAGAAATAA